Proteins encoded by one window of Balearica regulorum gibbericeps isolate bBalReg1 chromosome 21, bBalReg1.pri, whole genome shotgun sequence:
- the TMEM269 gene encoding transmembrane protein 269 isoform X2 — translation MWMVSPPVGIFQSTKKLFLSERAGRGRMLEFIRKNAANGLSVANLVAGLSSILCSLNRQYHHSCWLLLVGFLLDLADGAVARRLDACSALGAKLDDFADFTTFGLATALLLQPRGVLDGLLAIAYVMAVFARLCFFSSGIPFTYRGLPCPYASSLLAGTFLLTGGNVTLLCVAAIVMILFMVDRGFYPHDKVLESQLWKKVVYAGGVAAVLFSPAAVASVYCLTWSTSYIIFPCAVWSCKA, via the exons GTATTTTCCAGTCCACCAAGAAGCTGTTCCTGAGCGAGCGAGCAGGCCGGGGGCGGATGCTGGAGTTCATCCGGAAAAACGCGGCTAACGGGCTCTCGGTGGCCAATCTGGTGGCGGGGctctcctccatcctctgcAGCCTCaacag gcagTACCACCACTCGTGCTGGCTCCTGCTGGTAGGATTCCTGCTCGATCTGGCCGACGGCGCCGTCGCCCGACGGCTCGACGCCTGCTCGGCGCTGG GTGCCAAACTGGATGATTTCGCCGACTTCACCACCTTTGGGCTGGCTacggctctgctgctgcagccgcGGGGCGTCCTGGATGGGCTACTGGCCATCGCCTACGTGATGGCCGTATTCGCTCGCCTGTGCTTCTTCTCCAGCG GGATCCCCTTCACGTACCGGGGGCTGCCCTGTCCCTACGCCTCCTCGCTGCTGGCGGGCACCTTCCTGCTGACGGGGGGTAACGTCACCCTGCTCTGCGTCGCCGCCATCGTCATGATCCTCTTCATGGTCGATCGGGGTTTCTACCCCCACGACAAGGTGCTGGAGTCCCAGCTCTGGAAGAAAGTGGTTTACGCCGGAG GGGTGGCGGCTGTTCTCTTCTCGCCAGCGGCGGTGGCTTCCGTCTATTGCCTCACCTGGTCGACGTCCTACATCATCTTTCCCTGCGCTGTCTGGAGCTGCAAAGCCTAA
- the TMEM269 gene encoding transmembrane protein 269 isoform X3, with translation MLEFIRKNAANGLSVANLVAGLSSILCSLNRQYHHSCWLLLVGFLLDLADGAVARRLDACSALGAKLDDFADFTTFGLATALLLQPRGVLDGLLAIAYVMAVFARLCFFSSAGIPFTYRGLPCPYASSLLAGTFLLTGGNVTLLCVAAIVMILFMVDRGFYPHDKVLESQLWKKVVYAGGVAAVLFSPAAVASVYCLTWSTSYIIFPCAVWSCKA, from the exons ATGCTGGAGTTCATCCGGAAAAACGCGGCTAACGGGCTCTCGGTGGCCAATCTGGTGGCGGGGctctcctccatcctctgcAGCCTCaacag gcagTACCACCACTCGTGCTGGCTCCTGCTGGTAGGATTCCTGCTCGATCTGGCCGACGGCGCCGTCGCCCGACGGCTCGACGCCTGCTCGGCGCTGG GTGCCAAACTGGATGATTTCGCCGACTTCACCACCTTTGGGCTGGCTacggctctgctgctgcagccgcGGGGCGTCCTGGATGGGCTACTGGCCATCGCCTACGTGATGGCCGTATTCGCTCGCCTGTGCTTCTTCTCCAGCG CAGGGATCCCCTTCACGTACCGGGGGCTGCCCTGTCCCTACGCCTCCTCGCTGCTGGCGGGCACCTTCCTGCTGACGGGGGGTAACGTCACCCTGCTCTGCGTCGCCGCCATCGTCATGATCCTCTTCATGGTCGATCGGGGTTTCTACCCCCACGACAAGGTGCTGGAGTCCCAGCTCTGGAAGAAAGTGGTTTACGCCGGAG GGGTGGCGGCTGTTCTCTTCTCGCCAGCGGCGGTGGCTTCCGTCTATTGCCTCACCTGGTCGACGTCCTACATCATCTTTCCCTGCGCTGTCTGGAGCTGCAAAGCCTAA
- the TMEM269 gene encoding transmembrane protein 269 isoform X4, which translates to MWMVSPPVDEGSHQLAWLWDHGKGIFQSTKKLFLSERAGRGRMLEFIRKNAANGLSVANLVAGLSSILCSLNRQYHHSCWLLLVGFLLDLADGAVARRLDACSALGAKLDDFADFTTFGLATALLLQPRGVLDGLLAIAYVMAVFARLCFFSSGIPFTYRGLPCPYASSLLAGTFLLTGGNVTLLCVAAIVMILFMVDRGFYPHDKVLESQLWKKVVYAGGVAAVLFSPAAVASVYCLTWSTSYIIFPCAVWSCKA; encoded by the exons atgaagGATCTCACCAGCTTGCCTGGCTTTGGGACCACGGCAAAG GTATTTTCCAGTCCACCAAGAAGCTGTTCCTGAGCGAGCGAGCAGGCCGGGGGCGGATGCTGGAGTTCATCCGGAAAAACGCGGCTAACGGGCTCTCGGTGGCCAATCTGGTGGCGGGGctctcctccatcctctgcAGCCTCaacag gcagTACCACCACTCGTGCTGGCTCCTGCTGGTAGGATTCCTGCTCGATCTGGCCGACGGCGCCGTCGCCCGACGGCTCGACGCCTGCTCGGCGCTGG GTGCCAAACTGGATGATTTCGCCGACTTCACCACCTTTGGGCTGGCTacggctctgctgctgcagccgcGGGGCGTCCTGGATGGGCTACTGGCCATCGCCTACGTGATGGCCGTATTCGCTCGCCTGTGCTTCTTCTCCAGCG GGATCCCCTTCACGTACCGGGGGCTGCCCTGTCCCTACGCCTCCTCGCTGCTGGCGGGCACCTTCCTGCTGACGGGGGGTAACGTCACCCTGCTCTGCGTCGCCGCCATCGTCATGATCCTCTTCATGGTCGATCGGGGTTTCTACCCCCACGACAAGGTGCTGGAGTCCCAGCTCTGGAAGAAAGTGGTTTACGCCGGAG GGGTGGCGGCTGTTCTCTTCTCGCCAGCGGCGGTGGCTTCCGTCTATTGCCTCACCTGGTCGACGTCCTACATCATCTTTCCCTGCGCTGTCTGGAGCTGCAAAGCCTAA
- the TMEM269 gene encoding transmembrane protein 269 isoform X1: MWMVSPPVGIFQSTKKLFLSERAGRGRMLEFIRKNAANGLSVANLVAGLSSILCSLNRQYHHSCWLLLVGFLLDLADGAVARRLDACSALGAKLDDFADFTTFGLATALLLQPRGVLDGLLAIAYVMAVFARLCFFSSAGIPFTYRGLPCPYASSLLAGTFLLTGGNVTLLCVAAIVMILFMVDRGFYPHDKVLESQLWKKVVYAGGVAAVLFSPAAVASVYCLTWSTSYIIFPCAVWSCKA; the protein is encoded by the exons GTATTTTCCAGTCCACCAAGAAGCTGTTCCTGAGCGAGCGAGCAGGCCGGGGGCGGATGCTGGAGTTCATCCGGAAAAACGCGGCTAACGGGCTCTCGGTGGCCAATCTGGTGGCGGGGctctcctccatcctctgcAGCCTCaacag gcagTACCACCACTCGTGCTGGCTCCTGCTGGTAGGATTCCTGCTCGATCTGGCCGACGGCGCCGTCGCCCGACGGCTCGACGCCTGCTCGGCGCTGG GTGCCAAACTGGATGATTTCGCCGACTTCACCACCTTTGGGCTGGCTacggctctgctgctgcagccgcGGGGCGTCCTGGATGGGCTACTGGCCATCGCCTACGTGATGGCCGTATTCGCTCGCCTGTGCTTCTTCTCCAGCG CAGGGATCCCCTTCACGTACCGGGGGCTGCCCTGTCCCTACGCCTCCTCGCTGCTGGCGGGCACCTTCCTGCTGACGGGGGGTAACGTCACCCTGCTCTGCGTCGCCGCCATCGTCATGATCCTCTTCATGGTCGATCGGGGTTTCTACCCCCACGACAAGGTGCTGGAGTCCCAGCTCTGGAAGAAAGTGGTTTACGCCGGAG GGGTGGCGGCTGTTCTCTTCTCGCCAGCGGCGGTGGCTTCCGTCTATTGCCTCACCTGGTCGACGTCCTACATCATCTTTCCCTGCGCTGTCTGGAGCTGCAAAGCCTAA
- the SVBP gene encoding small vasohibin-binding protein — translation MEPSGAGRKERPKPREPSARLEKAKQKSAQQELKQRQRAEIYALNRVMTELEQQQFDSFCKQMQASSE, via the exons ATGGAGCCGAGCGGGGCAGGGCGGAAGGAGAGGCCGAAGCCCCGGGAGCCATCGGCCCGGCTGGAGAAGGCCAAGCAGAAATCAGCCCAGCAGGAGCtgaagcagaggcagagggcGGAG aTTTATGCCCTCAACCGAGTGATGAcggagctggagcagcagcagttcgACTCCTTCTGCAAGCAGATGCAGGCCTCCAGCGAGTGA
- the ERMAP gene encoding erythroid membrane-associated protein — MACSLKDELLCSICLSIYQDPVSFGCEHYFCRRCITEHWVRQEPQGTRDCPECRRTFAEPTLVPSLKLANIVERYSAFPLDAILGAQRSPFPCKDHEKVKLFCLTDRAVVCFFCDEPAVHEQHQVTNVDDAFEELQRELKEQLQGLQESERGHTEALHLLKRQLAETKSSAKSLRVTIGEAFERLHRLLRERQKAMLEELEADTARTLTDIEQKIQRYSQQLRKVQEGSQILQERLAEADKHVFLAGVASLSERLKGKIHETNLTYEDFPTSKYMGPLQFTIWKSLFQDIHPVPAALTLDPGTAHHRLILSDDCTIVAYGNLHPQPLQDSPKRFDVEVSVLGSEAFGGGVHYWEVVVSEKTQWMIGLAHEAVTRKGSIQIQPSRGFYCIVMHDGNQYSACTEPWTRLNVKSKLEKVGVFLDYDKGLLIFYNADDMSWLYTFRERFPGKLCSYFSPGQSHANGKNVQPLRINTVRI, encoded by the exons atggCCTGCAGCCTGAAGGAcgagctgctctgctccatctGCCTGAGCATCTACCAGGACCCGGTGAGCTTCGGCTGCGAGCACTACTTCTGCCGCCGGTGCATCACCGAGCACTGGGTACGGCAGGAACCCCAAGGCACCCGCGACTGCCCCGAGTGTCGCCGAACCTTCGCCGAACCCACCCTGGTCCCCAGCCTGAAGCTGGCCAACATCGTGGAGCGTTACAGCGCCTTTCCCTTGGACGCCATCCTGGGCGCCCAgcgcagccccttcccctgcaaaGACCACGAGAAGGTCAAACTCTTCTGCCTCACCGACCGCGCCGTCGTCTGCTTCTTCTGTGACGAGCCCGCCGTGCACGAGCAGCACCAGGTCACCAACGTGGATGATGCTTTCGAGGAGCTGCAG cgggagctgaaggagcagctccaggggctgcaggagagcgAGCGCGGCCACACCGAAGCCCTGCACCTCCTCAAGCGGCAGCTGGCCGAGACCAAG TCCTCAGCCAAGAGCCTGCGGGTGACTATCGGGGAGGCTTTCGAGCGGTTGCACCGGCTGCTGCGGGAGCGGCAGAAGGCgatgctggaggagctggaggcggACACGGCGCGGACGCTGACCGACATCGAGCAGAAGATCCAGCGGTACAGCCAGCAGCTCCGCAAGGTGCAGGAGGGCAGCCAGATCCTCCAGGAGCGCTTGGCCGAAGCCGACAAACACGTCTTTTTAGCCGGCGTCGCGTCCCTTTCCGAGAG GCTGAAGGGGAAAATCCACGAGACCAACCTGACCTACGAGGACTTCCCCACTTCCAAATACATGGGGCCGCTGCAGTTCACCATCTGGAAATCCCTTTTCCAGGACATTCATCCCG TGCCGGCGGCGCTGACGCTGGACCCCGGCACGGCTCACCACCGCCTGATCCTCTCCGACGACTGCACCATCGTGGCGTACGGCaacctgcacccccagccgcTGCAGGACTCCCCCAAACGCTTCGACGTGGAGGTTTCGGTTTTGGGTTCGGAGGCGTTCGGCGGCGGCGTGCACTACTGGGAGGTGGTGGTCTCCGAGAAGACCCAGTGGATGATCGGTTTGGCCCACGAAGCCGTTACCCGCAAGGGCAGCATCCAGATTCAGCCCAGCCGAGGGTTTTATTGCATCGTCATGCACGACGGGAACCAGTACAGCGCCTGCACCGAGCCCTGGACCCGGCTCAACGTCAAGAGCAAGTTGGAGAAGGTGGGGGTCTTCCTGGACTACGACAAGGGGCTCCTCATCTTCTACAACGCCGACGACATGTCCTGGCTCTACACCTTCCGGGAGCGCTTTCCCGGCAAGCTCTGCTCGTACTTCAGCCCCGGGCAGAGTCACGCCAACGGCAAGAACGTCCAGCCCCTGCGGATCAACACCGTTCGCATctga